The DNA segment CGAGATGAAGCACCTGCAGAAGATGCCCACCATCTCCGAGACGCTGGAGAAGGCCGGGGTCTCCGCGGAGGCGGTCAAGGACATAATCGCCTTCCCCAGCGGACGACGCCCCGACGGGCAGAGCCTGCTGCTCGAGGACAGCCAGTCGCATTTCAATTCCCCCAAGTACCTTCACCAGATGATACACGGTCCGGTAGACGCGGACCAGATGGACTACCTGCTGCGGGACGCGCACTACACCGGAGTGGCCCACGGCACCATCGACATAGACCGCCTCATCCAGACCATCGAGCTGCATCACGGCGACATCGTGGTGCGCAAGGGCGGCATGGTCGCGGCGGAGGGGCTCATGGTGGCCCGGGCGCTGATGTACACCTCCGTCTACTTTCACAAGACCGTGCGCATAGCCGAGATGATGCTGTGCAAGGCGGTGGAGCTGGCCGATGACAGCATTGCCGACCAGCTGCAGATGGAGAACGACGCCTCCCTGACCGAGAGGTTGATGCGGCAGGGAGGCCAGCCGCAGAAGATAATGACCATGCTAAAGTACCGCCAGCTCTACAAGAAGGCCTATTCCGTCTACGTGCCGGACATGACCGACGAGGAGGCGGAGCGGCTGGTCCGGCTGACGGATTACCGCAAGCGGAAATCGGTGGAGGACATGATCGCCGACCGCGCCGCCGTCGACCCGTCCGAGATCATCCTAGACGTGCCGCACAATGAACTGATCACGGGCGAGGCCCGGCTGGGAAAGACGGAGGTGCCGATACTGAACGGGGATAAGATAAGGCCGCTTACGCGCCTGAGCCCTATCAGCAAGGCCCTGCAGTCCCGCGGGGTGCACGACTGGGCGGTAATGGTCTCCTGCCCCGAGCGTCACCTGGCCGAGGTGGAGAGGGCGGCGGCGCGCACCATCGGCGACCTCTAGCCCTTCATGACGCCCAGCGGAGCCAGCTTGGCCACCGGTCGCGACAGGCCGGCGCCCACGACCACCCTTATGACGTCATCGATGTCCTTGTAGGCCCCCGGGGCCTCCTCTTGGATGCCGTCCAGGGTACTGCCCTTGAGGTAGATGCCCTTGCCCTCCAGCTCCTGAGTGACGGATTGCACGGAAAAGTTGCGTATGGCCGACTCGCGCGACATCACCCGGCCGGCGCCGTGGCAGGTGGAGCCGAACGATTCCGCCATGGCCCCCTCCGTTCCCACCAGCACGTACGAGCCGGCGCCCATGTCCCCGGGTATCAGTACTGGCTGGCCCACCGAACGGTAGATCGAGGGCACCTCCGGGTGGTCCTTGGGGAATGCTCTGGTGGCGCCCTTGCGGTGCACGTAGACCTTACGTCTTTTGCCCTCGAAGGTGTGCTCCTCCACCTTGGCGATGTTGTGCGCCACATCGTAGACCAAGTTCATTCCCAGGTCCTCGGCGCTGCGGGCGAACACCTTCTCGAAGGATTGGCGGACCCAGTGCATGATCATCTGCCGGTTGGCCCAGGCGTAATTGGCCCCGCAGGCCATGGCGGCGTAGTAATCCTGTCCCTCCTTGGAGTTCACCGGGGCGCAGGCCAGCTGCCGGTCCGGTAAACGCAGTTCCCTCTCCTTCACCGATCTCTCCATGACCTGGAGGTAATCGGTGGCAATCTGGTGCCCGCAGCCGCGGGAGCCACAGTGGATGGAGACCGTGACCTGCCCCTCCTCCACCAGCCCGAAGGCCTTGGCCGCCACAGGGTCGAATATCTTCTCCACCCGGTCCACCTCCAGGAAGTGGTTGCCGGAGCCCAGCGAACCTACCTGGGGCACGCCGCGCTGCTTGGCCTTCACCGAGACCTTGGAAGGGTCGGCGTTCTTCATGCGCCCGTTCTCCTCCGTGCGTACCAGGTCATCCGTCCAACCGTACCCTTCGGCCACCGCCCACTCCGCCCCTTCCTCCAGGATGCGGTCTATCTTGCTGGCGGCCACGTTGACCACGCCCTTGGAACCTACTCCGGCCGGAACGTTATGGAACATGGTGTTGACCAGCTCCTTGATGTGCGGCTTGACGTCCTCCGTCCGCAGGTCGGTGGCTATCAGCCGGACGCCGCAGTTGATGTCGAAGCCAATGCCCCCTGGAGAGATGACTCCCTCCTCGGCGTCCATGGCCGCCACGCCGCCGATGGGGAAACCGTAGCCCCAATGGATGTCGGGCATGGCCATGGACCTGCCGACCAGCCCCGGAAGGCAGGCCACATTGGCCGCCTGCTCCGGCGAGTTGTCGGAGATTATGGTCCTGATCATCCGCTCGTCAGCGAAAATTATGGCGTCCCCCTTCATGCATTCTTTGTAGGTGCGGGGGATCTTCCAGCGGAAATCGTCTACCTTTTCCAGTGGTCCGTTCCAAGCCATGTTCTTCACTCCTGCCTTCGACCCATGCAGCTTCCTGGATTTATAGGAAACCCAAACGCGATTACCATTAATGATAATCATTTGAGCATCATTAATACACGTTGCGCGCATAGTTCGGGCAACCGCCATGCTCGAGCTTGGACCGTTGACGCCCGTGATACTTTTTCTCGCCATCTCCGAGATGGCCCTGGGCATCTACGTCTTCGTCAAAGGTCATTTCTCCAAGGTCAACCGTGTGTTCCTCTGGCTGACCATGCTGGCTGCCATCGGTAGCCTGCTGGACCTTATGGTGGCCAGCCTGACCTCGGAATACTTGGGGGGCTGGGCCCTCCGGCTGCTGGTCTTCCTGCTCATATGCGAGATGGGGGTGGCCTACCGCCTGAACTCCCTGGTGCCCCATGATACTGGAATGGTCATGTTAAGGCACAATTCCCTGGTCTATCAGTCCGCCGTCCTCATCGTGGCCGGGCTTGTCAGCCTGACCGTAGGCGACATCGTCAGGAACGAGTCCGGATGGGAACCAAAGAGCGATGTTCCGTTCGCTTTGCTTGTGATTGTCCTATCGATATACGTGGCGCTCATGGCCATCTCCCTCCATAAGAAACTACCAAACCTGGTCGGGGAGAAACGGAGGCAGGCCATCCTGTTCACCTTCGCCCTGTCCTTCCCTGCGGTGGTCGTGGTCCTCATAATCGCTTTGGGAAGATTAGGTGCGACCATCCCGCGCTTCTACGGGTTCGGAGAACTGATCTCCGAGGTGGTGGTGGCCTATGGCATCCTCCGCTACCATATCCTGATCCCGACCAGGGTCACCGAGCCGGCGTTCTCGCCCTTCCGCCACGTCCCCTCGCTCGACAAAGGCCGTTCCTACCTGTTCGAGTCCCCCAATCCGGAACGCATGTTCGATTCGGTGGTCTATGAGATGAGCGAAGGGATGTCTGCCCTCATCATCTGCCGTACCCATCCAGATCATCTTCGAGCGCAATACCGCCTGACGAAGACGCCGATCATATGGCTGGCGCAGAACCCGGGACCGGACAGGGTCGACCCGAGCAATCTCCAGCTGCTCTCGCACATGGCATTGGAATACATCAAGAAAGGACCATCGCTAGTGGCCATCGAGGGGCTGGAATATCTGATAGTGAACAACGAGCTGAACAAGGTGCTGATGTTCCTGGGCCAGCTGCGGGACAACATCATCGTGGAAGGGTGCATACTCTTGGTGACGGTGGACCCGCGTACTTTGACGGACCGGCAGCGGGCCATCCTAGAAAGGGAATTAGAGTCAGTAGTTGAAGAAGAAGGGGCCGAGACCGCGATTTGAACGCGGGTCTAGGGATCCACAGTCCCACAGGATAACCAGGCTACCCCATCCCGGCCATGATGGGAATTCTGCAACGCTTCCGGATTAATAAACATTCCCTCATCATTCAAACGGAAAGACCGAATACAATATGGCGATCTTTTCCTTGGAATCCTTGGGATTGTTGTCCGAAAGCGCCTTGAGCCGATCGTCCAGCTCATTTATCAACCGCTCCGCCTCCTGGGAAGTGGATTCGTTAACCGGAAGTATGACGTAATTGGCCCCGAAGGGATAGTTGGGACGGTCGGCCACGTCCTCGAAGTAGCTCTTGCGCTCGTCCATGACCTTGATGCCCCGGTTGAGGATGCCTTTTATGGCCCCGAGGGCGGCGAAGACGATGTTCAGCCTCTCGGATATGTCCACCCCCTTGATATCGGTCACATCGCTGATGATGCCCGGTTCGAAGGACGAGCGGTAGTACTTTTCCACCAGGTTGCCCACCAGTTCGGTCCGGGTCGGAACGATCAGCTCAGCCTCCAGCAGCTTCTTGACGTGGTATTGGGCGTTCTGCACGCTCAATCCCAGCAGGTGGGATATGGCGGTGGTGGTCATTTCACGCATTGCCAGCAGGGAGAGGATGGCCAGACGGTTAGGGTCTGAGAGCACCTTGATCTGTTCGACA comes from the Methanomassiliicoccales archaeon genome and includes:
- a CDS encoding RtcB family protein, with product MAWNGPLEKVDDFRWKIPRTYKECMKGDAIIFADERMIRTIISDNSPEQAANVACLPGLVGRSMAMPDIHWGYGFPIGGVAAMDAEEGVISPGGIGFDINCGVRLIATDLRTEDVKPHIKELVNTMFHNVPAGVGSKGVVNVAASKIDRILEEGAEWAVAEGYGWTDDLVRTEENGRMKNADPSKVSVKAKQRGVPQVGSLGSGNHFLEVDRVEKIFDPVAAKAFGLVEEGQVTVSIHCGSRGCGHQIATDYLQVMERSVKERELRLPDRQLACAPVNSKEGQDYYAAMACGANYAWANRQMIMHWVRQSFEKVFARSAEDLGMNLVYDVAHNIAKVEEHTFEGKRRKVYVHRKGATRAFPKDHPEVPSIYRSVGQPVLIPGDMGAGSYVLVGTEGAMAESFGSTCHGAGRVMSRESAIRNFSVQSVTQELEGKGIYLKGSTLDGIQEEAPGAYKDIDDVIRVVVGAGLSRPVAKLAPLGVMKG
- a CDS encoding DUF835 domain-containing protein; protein product: MLELGPLTPVILFLAISEMALGIYVFVKGHFSKVNRVFLWLTMLAAIGSLLDLMVASLTSEYLGGWALRLLVFLLICEMGVAYRLNSLVPHDTGMVMLRHNSLVYQSAVLIVAGLVSLTVGDIVRNESGWEPKSDVPFALLVIVLSIYVALMAISLHKKLPNLVGEKRRQAILFTFALSFPAVVVVLIIALGRLGATIPRFYGFGELISEVVVAYGILRYHILIPTRVTEPAFSPFRHVPSLDKGRSYLFESPNPERMFDSVVYEMSEGMSALIICRTHPDHLRAQYRLTKTPIIWLAQNPGPDRVDPSNLQLLSHMALEYIKKGPSLVAIEGLEYLIVNNELNKVLMFLGQLRDNIIVEGCILLVTVDPRTLTDRQRAILERELESVVEEEGAETAI
- a CDS encoding winged helix-turn-helix domain-containing protein translates to MTEIGVEQIKVLSDPNRLAILSLLAMREMTTTAISHLLGLSVQNAQYHVKKLLEAELIVPTRTELVGNLVEKYYRSSFEPGIISDVTDIKGVDISERLNIVFAALGAIKGILNRGIKVMDERKSYFEDVADRPNYPFGANYVILPVNESTSQEAERLINELDDRLKALSDNNPKDSKEKIAILYSVFPFE
- a CDS encoding HD domain-containing protein; amino-acid sequence: MYLPEQKIIHDSVHGSIKVKGVILELLHRPELQRLHGVKQLGMAYLVFPGANHTRFEHSLGTYHVADLMCQALGLESQDRDQAMAAALLHDLGHAPFSHTLEEVLENRFSLNHMEMGASIIDGERAVCSPAEMKHLQKMPTISETLEKAGVSAEAVKDIIAFPSGRRPDGQSLLLEDSQSHFNSPKYLHQMIHGPVDADQMDYLLRDAHYTGVAHGTIDIDRLIQTIELHHGDIVVRKGGMVAAEGLMVARALMYTSVYFHKTVRIAEMMLCKAVELADDSIADQLQMENDASLTERLMRQGGQPQKIMTMLKYRQLYKKAYSVYVPDMTDEEAERLVRLTDYRKRKSVEDMIADRAAVDPSEIILDVPHNELITGEARLGKTEVPILNGDKIRPLTRLSPISKALQSRGVHDWAVMVSCPERHLAEVERAAARTIGDL